Within Triticum urartu cultivar G1812 unplaced genomic scaffold, Tu2.1 TuUngrouped_contig_6590, whole genome shotgun sequence, the genomic segment ACTCGGTGGTGCCCCACATTGGACGCTCTGTGGAGGGGCTATCCACATCCGCTGCGATATGGACGACTCTGTCCACCTTATACTCAGGTAAGGGCAATGTCATGCTAATTGCTCAGATTGAGGGGAAGATCAGTCGGCTGCATCAAGGCGACAACATGTCAGTGATGACATATGTGGCAGAGCTGCAGGCTTTGTGGGCAGAGCAGGATAACTGCGACCCTCTGGAACTCTACGATGCGGCTTGCATCGAGTCAGGGCGCAAGTGGATTGCACGCAGGCGTGTGCTGAAACTGTTGGAGGGGCTTAGAGGTTGTTTTCATGGCAGGAGGGCATCCCTGTTGCACCAACCTCTCCTGCCCTCTATTGAGGAGACTATTGCTGCTATGTCTCAAGAGGAGGTGCGGCTATCTCTTGAGCATGCAGACATGAAGGCTGTGCCGTCTTCGACATTTGCAGTCACTGAGCGCATGGAGTGGAGCGATCCCAACAAATGTCATATTTGTGGGGAGGCAGGTCACTGGAAGTGGGCGTGTCCAACTCGTGGCAGAGGACGGGGATACAACGGAGGGGGAACTGGCAGAGGCAGGAGTGCTAGAGGCAGAGGTGGATACTCAGGGACCTCAAGGGGTCAGGCTTCTAGGGGCAGAGGTGGCTACTCAGGACACTCAGGGGATCAAAGGGCTCACATGACAGTGGCAGGAGACACTGGGACGTCAAAAGGCAAAGATGCAGATGATGCTGACTATGGAGACTTTGCTCTCTGGGCCTCCACTGATGAAGGTAATCCAGAACAGGCATCTCTTGCTTCTAATGGGAGTGCTCCAGAGTGGGTTCTCGACTCTGGAGCATCTAAGCATGTTGCGAGTAAATCTTGCGTGTTTGAGTCTTACACTAAGCACCCTCCGTCTCACACGGGCACTGTGCAAACTGTTGATGGCACAAACCAGCCTGTCATAGGGGTTGGCACAGTCAAGTGCACTCCGACCATCTCCCTATCCTCAGTTTTACATGTGCCAGCTTTTCCTGTCAATTTGGTCTCCTTCAGTGCCCTAATTGATCAAATTGACTGTCGTGTGATCCTTGACAAATTTGGTTGCGTGATTCAGGAGCGACAGACGAGCCAGACAGTTGGGACTGGCATCAGGCGTAGGGGGCTCTGGTACATGGACCAGGAGGTGCAACCGGACTTGGTGTGTGCTGCGACCATggaggacaaggagaagggggtgATGATCCATCACTGTAGGATGGGACATGTATCTTTTGATAAGATGAGTAGAATCTTTCTGGATGTTATGTGTGGGATAGGCAAGGGCAAGTTGACATGTGATGCTTGCGAATATGCCAAACACACACGAGCCTCATATGGGAGTATGGGGCTTAGGAGCATATCTCCTTTTATGCTTATTCATTCGGATGTATGGAAGAGCCCAGTTGTATCAATGAATGGAATGAAATACTTTGTGACATTCATCGATTGCTATTCTCGTATGACTTGGATTTATTTGATGCGTCACAAAGATGAGGTGTTTAGCTGTTTTCAGAATTTCCATGCCTTGGTGAAGAATCAGTTTCAGGTGCAGGTGCAGGTGATCAGGACTGACAATGGGACAGAGTATGTGAACAACACATTTGGGGCCTACTTGTCTGATCAAGGTATTCTTCATCAAACTTTGTGCCCAGACACCCCTCCTCAGAATGGACTGGCGGAAAGGAAAAATCGGCATATTCTTGAGGTTGCTCGGTCATTGATGTTTACGATGAATGTGCCCAAGTTCTTGTGGAGTGAAGCAGTGATGACAGCCACATACCTGATCAACCGGACACCATCAAGAATACTAAGCATGAAGTCTCCGTGTGAGCTAGTATATGGAGAAACTAAGTTTGTTGTTCCCCCAAAATTGTTTGGCAGTACTTGTTTTGTTCGTGATCACCTTCCAACACACGGTGCTACGACCGACAGAGGGCTGCGGGGGTAAGtatttttttgctggaaccatgTGTCGCTTTTGTTGCGACCTACATTTTTTTGTTACAACCGGCGATGGGACCATCACAACGGGGGAGTTGCATTGATTTTTTTCTCGCGGTGAGATGCGACGGCGGTGAGCTGCAACTGGCAAAGACGGGGAGGTATGATAGGAGAgggcgggggtggcggcgagaCGATGAGTTGCTACCTGTGTAAAAAGTTGCAACGACTCACAACAGAGATGCTTCAATGAGCGGCATTGCGACAATGGTGATGGCGAGCCTTGACGATGTTCGACGGGGAGGCGAGGATGGTGGTCAGGGAGGATGACAGGGGACGACCGGGGATGACGAAGGCGGGAGGAGGATGATGCTCGTGAGAATtaaggaaaaaaaacaaaatcgaAGAATTAGGAGAATTAGGCGCGATCGAATGGTATGAAGGGCCCCAATCGCACGGCCGCGCGGCGACTAGTCGAAATGGTTGCTTAATTCTAGGTGAATCTTTGTTTCCTTGTTGAAATCCAGTACAAGATGAAGAAAGAAAAGGTCTTATAGCACGCCCACGATAAACAGATACTCTCTTCGTTTGAAATTACTTGCGAAAAATGATGTATTTAAATATActttttagttttagatacatcaatttctatccatttctgcgacaaatAAATCGGGACGAAAGGAATAGCGTATAATCTTCCCAAATTCTTTTAGAAACCTAGTTTGTTATGTGTTTACGCATTGTCTTGTCAGCCTCGGTAATATTTTGAAGGGCTCTACTCTATGTTCACACCGTGGATGCTCCCACCAGCATAGCACGGTCACGTAATCGGACACATGCCGCTTCATCACTGGTGCTCGGCCTCACCCACTAAAACTGCACTGCTCTATATGATACTGGGTGCCTATGATACTAACGTCTTACCGAATCCCTGCTATCGCGGGCCTCAAATCCGTCAATGGCGTCCACGCCCTCCCTCCTCACCCTCCTCCTCGCTCTTGTGctgcccctcatccctctcgcCGTCGCAGCTCCGGAGAAGCACCTCGTGACCCACCTCCCGGGCTTCGACGGCGCCCTCCCGTCCAAACACTACGCCGGGTACATAAGCGTGGAGGTGCTGTCGGAGCGGGCCCGGGCCGCCGACCCCGTCGTGCTCTGGCTCAACGGCGGCCCCGGCTGCTCCAGCTTCGACGGATTCGTCTACGAGAACGGTCTGGATTGATCTTAATTATTCTTACCTCTCGTCCGGACCGGCAGTTTCTTTTGTTGTCATCTTGTGATTTTGGCTGGGATGAGACGACCCGACTGGTGCCCTGTTCTTTGCTCAGGTCCCTTCAACTTTGAGCGCGGAAGCACTCCCGGAGGGCTGCCCAAGCTGCACCTCAATCCCTATAGTTGGTCAAAGGTAATCCGCATACCTGATTCTGAACACAGTTTAGGAGCACAGGCCTACCCCGCAGCAGCCTGCCCAGAATTTAGGAGTACTAATCTTGTTCAGCTCTACTAAATTGTCATGGAACGAGCAGTATTTTTTCCATGCCAAGTGATTGGATAAATGTGTCATTAAACTGGAGTAACTAGGTTTCAAGCATGATGTACCTGGACTCCCCTGCCGGTGTTGGGATGTCATACTCATTGAACAAATCGGATTACACAACAGGTGACCTGAAAACCGCAGCCGATGGGCATACCTTCCTTTTGAAGGTAATAATCTCTGCTTCAGTTCATCAGCTGCGATAACTTACACTACATAATTCAAGAAACTGGATGCTGATTTTACTCGTTGTTGCAGTGGTTCGAGTTATACCCAGAGTTTCAGTCGAACCCATTCTACATTTCCGGAGAGTCATATGCAGGGATATACATTCCTACACTAGCTGATGAAGTTGTCAAAGGTGGATTTTGTTGCTCACAGTGGGTAGATTATTCATAGTTGAGATCAGAGGTTTCTTACATCTCATCTCTACGTCATTACAGGGGCACAGAAGGCTCTGAAGCCAAGAATCAATTTGAAGGTCATTCCCACTAACATTTTATTCGTTGCAGTTCAGTTGCGCATGCGAAGTTGTGTGTGTGAGCTTACAGTCTGAGGTTAATGTTTGCATCCAGGGCTATCTAATTGGTAATGGAGTAACCGACTTAGACTACGATTTAAACTCTTTTGTGCCGTTTGCACATGGGATGGGTCTCATATCAACCGACCTGTTTGAGGTATTTTGCTTCGTCTTGTTTCTGCATAATTGCCGGTGCCATAAGTAGTTTCATCCGTGGACAGATAGCAAGCTAACAATGACTTGACTGTTTGCCCTGTTTCAGGATGTCAGTGCTGCTTGCCATGGCACATTCTGGGGAAAAGTAAATGATGTGTGCCAAGAAAAGATAGATAGAGTCCGTtgggtaatgtccatgtaccggAGCCTGTAAACCGACAAGCAAATGCGCAACCTTCCAAATTTTTGTAAGGCCTCGATTTGTGTTGTCATCTGCAGGAACTGAAAGATCTGAATAAGTACAACATTCTTGCACCATGCTACCACCACCCTGAAGTCCAAGAGACAGCGTTCGTGAACAGCAGCTTGCCATCAAGCTTCAGAAAGCTAGGTGAAACAGAGAGGCCTTTCCCTGTGAGGAAGAGGATGGCGGGGCTTTCATGGCCTCTCGGTCTTCCCGTGAGCAGCGGACATGTCACGTTGTGGCCAGAGCTTGGCGGTAGATCTCTACCATGCACGGTATACAATTTATTGTTTTCATTTTCCATACAATTACATCATTTCATAAGTATGGTTGGTCCTCTAATTTATAACAGTTATATGTCCTCACAGAGTGATGAACTTGCTACTATATGGCTGGATGATGAAGATGTAAGAGCTGCCATTCACGCCAAACCGGTATGATGGTTGGTTGGTTGATGCGAGACAAATTAGTGTGAATTTAATCCATTGGCACAAATTAACTAACTCTTGTTTGTCGGGAACAAACTCGATCGAAATTGGCACATCAGAAAAGCTTAATTGGATCATGGGAGTTGAATACTGCAAGAATAGACTACACTCATGATACAGGCAGCATGGTGGAGTATCACAAAAAATTCACAGCCATGGGATATCGCGTACTTATTTACAGGTACGGGGCACACCTGCAACTTGATCATTTGACAATGTTAACACTGAGTAACTTATTTCCTGCAAAAGAAGACACCGATTAATATATGGAATCAAATTAGGGTGAAGGTTCAGTAGAGAACGGGTTGAACTACTAGGGAGTAATACTAGTACATTTAATTGTCCAAGCAAAACTGACAGTTTTTTTAGTAAAGCAAAACTAACAGATTGGTTGTGCATAACACATTTTCTGCTTAGGGTTATTGCTTAATAGTAGAACTGTTGAACCTGTATGGGCCCAAGCCCATCATATGTATCACTTAGGGCCCAAGCCCATGAGGATAAGCTGACCTAGAAGGGGCATCCAGTCCTCCCGTTCCAAAGAGTGAGCCGCCACACACACTCACACCCACGCTGCAGGGACTCCTCTCTCCCTGATTCTACAAGAACAGAAGAGAAAAAATAAATCATATTTGAATAGGATAGCGAAGCACAAGTCTCAGATTGTACCAAATTACTTTGACTCAATGTAAAGAATGTGAATATAACCTTCAGGAGGAAACAAACCCTTTCAAACTTTAGTCCTACTATTTATTGTGGGTAAATTGGTTCAGAAATAATCCTAGACTCCTGGTACCTGGAATAGAACTTAGTTTTTATCAATAACGATACTTGTAATAATAACCTTTAATTCATATGCCTACATTGATGTACATGTGTTGTGCTTAAGGCATAAAGTTATCCATTTGGAATGCTTAAAACGAACGGTGGAA encodes:
- the LOC125530833 gene encoding uncharacterized protein LOC125530833 is translated as MAESTGLAEAFEKLAKIFEESKSGAIVPRQEVAQKIELSPMDMKLEGATNYLSWSRRALLAVGQKELDGHLLGVVAEPGDKTTVEGKRWKVINSVLIGWLLNSVVPHIGRSVEGLSTSAAIWTTLSTLYSGKGNVMLIAQIEGKISRLHQGDNMSVMTYVAELQALWAEQDNCDPLELYDAACIESGRKWIARRRVLKLLEGLRGCFHGRRASLLHQPLLPSIEETIAAMSQEEVRLSLEHADMKAVPSSTFAVTERMEWSDPNKCHICGEAGHWKWACPTRGRGRGYNGGGTGRGRSARGRGGYSGTSRGQASRGRGGYSGHSGDQRAHMTVAGDTGTSKGKDADDADYGDFALWASTDEGATDEPDSWDWHQA
- the LOC125530831 gene encoding serine carboxypeptidase 1-like isoform X4, whose product is MASTPSLLTLLLALVLPLIPLAVAAPEKHLVTHLPGFDGALPSKHYAGYISVEVLSERARAADPVVLWLNGGPGCSSFDGFVYENGPFNFERGSTPGGLPKLHLNPYSWSKVSSMMYLDSPAGVGMSYSLNKSDYTTGDLKTAADGHTFLLKWFELYPEFQSNPFYISGESYAGIYIPTLADEVVKGAQKALKPRINLKGYLIGNGVTDLDYDLNSFVPFAHGMGLISTDLFEDVSAACHGTFWGKVNDVCQEKIDRVRWELKDLNKYNILAPCYHHPEVQETAFVNSSLPSSFRKLGETERPFPVRKRMAGLSWPLGLPVSSGHVTLWPELGGRSLPCTSDELATIWLDDEDVRAAIHAKPKSLIGSWELNTARIDYTHDTGSMVEYHKKFTAMGYRVLIYSGDHDLCIPFTGTEAWVRSLGYRVVDSWRPWHFGGQVAGYTQGYDHNLTFLTIKAWVWPHCS
- the LOC125530831 gene encoding serine carboxypeptidase 1-like isoform X2, which gives rise to MASTPSLLTLLLALVLPLIPLAVAAPEKHLVTHLPGFDGALPSKHYAGYISVEVLSERARAADPVVLWLNGGPGCSSFDGFVYENGPFNFERGSTPGGLPKLHLNPYSWSKVSSMMYLDSPAGVGMSYSLNKSDYTTGDLKTAADGHTFLLKWFELYPEFQSNPFYISGESYAGIYIPTLADEVVKGAQKALKPRINLKGYLIGNGVTDLDYDLNSFVPFAHGMGLISTDLFEDVSAACHGTFWGKVNDVCQEKIDRVRWELKDLNKYNILAPCYHHPEVQETAFVNSSLPSSFRKLGETERPFPVRKRMAGLSWPLGLPVSSGHVTLWPELGGRSLPCTSDELATIWLDDEDVRAAIHAKPKSLIGSWELNTARIDYTHDTGSMVEYHKKFTAMGYRVLIYSGDHDLCIPFTGTEAWVRSLGYRVVDSWRPWHFGGQVAGGLATLFLSTSPKNRWHSTPTGCLEKRSKLI
- the LOC125530831 gene encoding serine carboxypeptidase 1-like isoform X3, translated to MASTPSLLTLLLALVLPLIPLAVAAPEKHLVTHLPGFDGALPSKHYAGYISVEVLSERARAADPVVLWLNGGPGCSSFDGFVYENGPFNFERGSTPGGLPKLHLNPYSWSKVSSMMYLDSPAGVGMSYSLNKSDYTTGDLKTAADGHTFLLKWFELYPEFQSNPFYISGESYAGIYIPTLADEVVKGAQKALKPRINLKGYLIGNGVTDLDYDLNSFVPFAHGMGLISTDLFEDVSAACHGTFWGKVNDVCQEKIDRVRWELKDLNKYNILAPCYHHPEVQETAFVNSSLPSSFRKLGETERPFPVRKRMAGLSWPLGLPVSSGHVTLWPELGGRSLPCTSDELATIWLDDEDVRAAIHAKPKSLIGSWELNTARIDYTHDTGSMVEYHKKFTAMGYRVLIYSGDHDLCIPFTGTEAWVRSLGYRVVDSWRPWHFGGQVAGYTQGYDHNLTFLTIKACKQALKSSRRI
- the LOC125530831 gene encoding serine carboxypeptidase 1-like isoform X1, whose product is MASTPSLLTLLLALVLPLIPLAVAAPEKHLVTHLPGFDGALPSKHYAGYISVEVLSERARAADPVVLWLNGGPGCSSFDGFVYENGPFNFERGSTPGGLPKLHLNPYSWSKVSSMMYLDSPAGVGMSYSLNKSDYTTGDLKTAADGHTFLLKWFELYPEFQSNPFYISGESYAGIYIPTLADEVVKGAQKALKPRINLKGYLIGNGVTDLDYDLNSFVPFAHGMGLISTDLFEDVSAACHGTFWGKVNDVCQEKIDRVRWELKDLNKYNILAPCYHHPEVQETAFVNSSLPSSFRKLGETERPFPVRKRMAGLSWPLGLPVSSGHVTLWPELGGRSLPCTSDELATIWLDDEDVRAAIHAKPKSLIGSWELNTARIDYTHDTGSMVEYHKKFTAMGYRVLIYSGDHDLCIPFTGTEAWVRSLGYRVVDSWRPWHFGGQVAGYTQGYDHNLTFLTIKGSGHTVPEYKPKESLAFYTHWLLGEKI